The Paenibacillus sp. FSL R7-0204 genome includes a region encoding these proteins:
- a CDS encoding Uma2 family endonuclease, translating to MHVLIQLHSTLSVVCSKNQISKNGCHGAPNLIIEVLSPSTALKDFNEKFNLYQKYGVQEYWIVDPGNRTVHVYALQDGVYQVRDLYSEQDSVRSNVFRDFQIPLGKLFDLEV from the coding sequence ATTCATGTTTTAATTCAGTTACACTCCACCCTGTCTGTAGTCTGTTCGAAGAATCAGATTTCCAAGAACGGCTGCCACGGCGCACCTAATCTGATTATCGAAGTGTTATCCCCGTCAACAGCCCTCAAGGACTTCAATGAGAAGTTCAATCTGTACCAGAAGTATGGCGTCCAGGAATACTGGATTGTCGATCCCGGCAACCGCACGGTTCATGTGTATGCGCTGCAGGATGGCGTATATCAGGTGAGGGACTTATATTCAGAGCAGGATAGCGTGCGGTCGAATGTGTTTAGAGATTTTCAGATACCGCTTGGCAAGCTGTTTGACTTGGAAGTCTAA
- a CDS encoding DJ-1/PfpI family protein has protein sequence MRMAFVLFDGMTSMDFVGFYEAVSWVAILKAKENVSWTFCANKAEVTDDRGLTIKANEILPDLGTFDLVFLPGGYVTRTLRYDEDFISWIRTAEGARYKVSVCTGALLLGAAGFLEGKKATTNSSAYALLAPYCGEVIKARAVRDGDTFTGGGVTSSIDLGLYLIECLVNTDTARQVQQKLEYPYYQAGNLSDIYYPYEEE, from the coding sequence ATGAGAATGGCATTTGTTCTGTTTGACGGCATGACCAGCATGGATTTTGTGGGGTTCTATGAAGCGGTGAGCTGGGTGGCAATCCTGAAGGCGAAGGAGAACGTATCCTGGACCTTCTGCGCTAACAAGGCGGAGGTGACGGATGACCGGGGGTTGACTATCAAGGCTAATGAGATACTGCCTGATCTGGGGACATTCGATCTGGTGTTCCTCCCGGGCGGCTATGTGACCCGGACGCTCCGCTACGATGAGGACTTCATAAGCTGGATACGGACGGCAGAAGGCGCACGCTATAAAGTGTCGGTGTGCACGGGTGCACTGCTCTTAGGGGCGGCAGGATTCCTGGAGGGGAAAAAAGCGACAACGAACTCATCGGCCTATGCTTTGCTTGCCCCTTACTGCGGGGAAGTCATTAAGGCCCGGGCCGTCCGGGACGGCGACACCTTCACCGGAGGCGGAGTAACGTCCTCAATCGATCTCGGTCTGTACCTGATCGAGTGCTTAGTAAATACAGACACTGCGCGACAGGTGCAACAAAAACTGGAGTACCCCTATTATCAGGCAGGTAACCTGAGCGATATTTACTATCCGTATGAAGAGGAATAG
- a CDS encoding SpoVR family protein — protein sequence MPGDDEIKALERSIAEITEIASGFGLDFYPMRYEICPADIIYTFGAYGMPTRFGHWSFGKTFHKMKSQYDFGLSKIYELVINSNPCYAFLLDGNSLVQNKLIVAHVLAHCDFFKNNMRFSMSNRDMVESMAATADRINDYSVTYGTDTVESFIDSVLAIQEHIDPSLIQPRKLGKTHLLEAKMKERKDAPPGNSSPPSAYSQLWDLEKKETEDPAPETAGKRTFPPEPEKDIVWFIQQYSTALEDWQRDIMTMLHDEMLYFWPQMETKIMNEGWASYWHQRIMRELDLTAEETVEYAKLNSSVVQPSRQSLNPYYLGLKIFEDIERRWDRDKMFEVRELDSDLSFIRSYLSKELVNDLDLYVFEKKGPEWKITDKAWENVRDQLVLARVNGGSPYLVVHDADYERNGELLIAHRYESIELDLKYLERTLPHIYALWGRTVHLQTVVEDKKALFTYDGKKVQRKFM from the coding sequence ATGCCCGGTGATGATGAGATTAAAGCGCTGGAGCGGTCGATTGCCGAGATCACGGAGATTGCTTCCGGGTTTGGGCTCGATTTTTATCCGATGCGTTATGAGATATGTCCTGCGGATATCATTTATACTTTTGGTGCCTACGGGATGCCCACCCGGTTCGGACACTGGAGCTTCGGCAAGACGTTTCACAAGATGAAGTCACAATACGATTTCGGCCTGAGCAAAATTTATGAGCTAGTCATTAACTCTAACCCGTGCTACGCCTTCCTGCTGGACGGCAACTCCCTGGTGCAGAATAAGCTGATTGTTGCGCATGTGCTGGCGCACTGCGATTTTTTCAAGAATAATATGCGCTTCTCCATGTCCAACCGGGATATGGTCGAGAGCATGGCGGCCACGGCCGACCGCATCAATGATTATTCCGTCACTTATGGTACTGACACCGTAGAGAGCTTCATCGATTCCGTACTGGCGATCCAGGAGCATATCGATCCCAGCCTGATCCAGCCCCGAAAGCTGGGCAAGACTCATCTGCTCGAAGCCAAAATGAAAGAGCGCAAGGACGCCCCTCCAGGCAATTCATCACCGCCTAGTGCCTACAGTCAGCTGTGGGATTTGGAGAAAAAGGAAACTGAGGACCCTGCGCCGGAGACCGCCGGTAAGCGCACCTTCCCCCCGGAGCCGGAAAAGGATATCGTCTGGTTCATCCAGCAATACTCTACCGCTCTGGAGGACTGGCAGCGCGACATCATGACGATGCTGCATGACGAGATGCTCTATTTCTGGCCGCAGATGGAGACCAAGATCATGAACGAAGGCTGGGCCTCCTACTGGCATCAGCGGATTATGCGCGAGCTGGACCTGACTGCCGAAGAGACTGTCGAATACGCCAAGCTGAATTCATCGGTGGTGCAGCCCTCCCGCCAGAGCCTGAATCCTTACTACCTGGGGCTGAAGATTTTCGAGGATATCGAACGCCGCTGGGACCGGGACAAAATGTTCGAGGTGCGCGAGCTGGATTCCGACCTCTCCTTCATCCGCAGCTATCTGTCGAAAGAACTGGTGAATGACCTCGACCTCTATGTTTTCGAGAAAAAAGGCCCGGAATGGAAAATCACCGATAAAGCCTGGGAGAATGTACGCGACCAGCTGGTGCTGGCCCGGGTCAACGGTGGCTCCCCGTACCTCGTCGTCCATGATGCCGATTATGAGCGGAACGGCGAACTCTTGATTGCCCACCGCTATGAGAGCATCGAGCTGGATCTGAAATATCTGGAGCGCACGCTCCCGCATATCTACGCCCTCTGGGGCCGGACCGTGCATCTGCAGACTGTTGTCGAAGACAAAAAAGCCCTTTTTACCTATGACGGTAAGAAGGTGCAGCGGAAGTTTATGTAG
- a CDS encoding transglutaminase domain-containing protein, with protein sequence MKVKQMAILLLIMCVILTGCMGGSKEGSPAPSSSPAATATAETKNTSGNPPPEASQTVYDLKQKYDSDEADHSPGIMPMYNVEQDMEFIFRFNTDLGSEAIGKTLSVHTDIKALPESKVGTLEDSQLVDGKSVYSIKPLGFGVLPSDSLRATGASSWGNAPVYYIRLNYDLDAKSPTVLKQPVIIPFTVKSDLPTPTLDADISPDGRLTLVWNEVPGAESYNIYSASHITMENTNEPLSGAEQGYADQRPLLIATVQGTSYNDFMKDGRGALGIVDETITSIQNNNVQGEYYVTAVQGDKESRFSRSADTVALSKRLPRTVASEDNINLKLYKNAKELPKTVPVQFIDGSKASVTVLYDTGSVKLKSSGPTDVPYTLQGTALKGYVQVAQLTKADISSLAAAQSNKANPGYVEPQNDTDYVPAPDVPTIIDNSDSGNASEPGDNVIDQQKENTKSKVEEGNKQAVPGTTIRADLIHADSALEEYLALTLMNGDTEISLQAFPEAQNARTLVDVIEKVVYQNPLILGFRGYGYDYEKLTLNVKYDDSAEIIRSKQKEILAEADKVIAGVIKEGMSADEKQMAIYDYLNDNTAYDDAALENAMEQEFKTVDAKYNDSFNTYGILVKKVGVCMSYAHTFQLLSDLVQVPSMVVTGTMSGVNHAWNKVKLGDEWVNVDPTNNATNTGLPYLLYNSNDATATDVEYVMDKAYWLDHELPLFKATSNAYDYYVTQGLEVNSLEAYKTKLAEQLKKGETLVVLRVLGNTDSSELMQKTAEVIKQHDAAKLDRAGMVELGSYVAVQLDAAAQQ encoded by the coding sequence GTGAAAGTGAAACAAATGGCAATACTGCTGCTCATCATGTGTGTGATTTTGACAGGCTGCATGGGGGGCAGCAAAGAAGGAAGTCCAGCGCCTTCATCCAGCCCGGCCGCCACGGCAACTGCTGAGACGAAGAACACTTCGGGAAATCCTCCGCCTGAGGCTTCACAGACCGTGTACGATCTGAAGCAGAAGTATGATTCAGATGAAGCAGATCACAGTCCGGGCATCATGCCGATGTATAATGTGGAGCAGGATATGGAGTTCATCTTCAGATTCAATACCGATCTTGGCTCAGAAGCCATCGGCAAGACATTATCCGTACATACCGATATTAAGGCACTCCCGGAGAGCAAGGTAGGGACCCTTGAGGACTCACAGCTTGTTGACGGCAAAAGCGTATACTCCATCAAGCCGCTCGGCTTCGGTGTTCTTCCCTCCGATTCCTTGCGTGCTACCGGAGCCAGCTCCTGGGGGAACGCGCCTGTCTACTACATCCGGCTCAACTATGACCTGGATGCCAAGTCGCCAACTGTGCTGAAGCAGCCGGTGATCATTCCGTTCACGGTGAAATCGGATCTGCCCACACCGACTCTGGATGCCGACATCAGTCCTGACGGCAGACTGACGCTGGTGTGGAATGAGGTGCCGGGTGCAGAGAGCTATAACATTTACAGTGCTTCCCACATTACAATGGAGAACACGAATGAGCCGCTCAGCGGTGCGGAGCAGGGTTATGCGGATCAGCGTCCGCTGTTGATTGCGACAGTGCAGGGTACTTCGTACAACGACTTCATGAAGGACGGACGCGGTGCGCTCGGTATAGTAGATGAGACGATTACCAGCATACAGAATAACAATGTCCAAGGGGAATATTACGTCACTGCTGTTCAGGGAGACAAAGAATCCCGGTTCAGCCGTTCGGCAGATACCGTGGCTTTATCCAAACGGCTGCCGCGCACCGTGGCTTCTGAGGATAACATCAACCTGAAATTGTACAAGAATGCCAAAGAGCTGCCAAAAACCGTTCCGGTCCAGTTCATTGATGGCTCCAAAGCTTCAGTTACTGTTCTCTACGACACAGGTTCGGTCAAGCTTAAGTCTTCCGGTCCAACCGATGTCCCGTACACACTTCAAGGTACTGCGCTCAAAGGATATGTTCAGGTTGCGCAATTGACGAAAGCCGATATTTCCAGTCTTGCAGCCGCCCAGAGCAACAAGGCCAATCCGGGATATGTGGAGCCGCAGAATGACACGGATTATGTGCCCGCACCGGATGTACCGACCATCATCGACAACAGCGATAGCGGGAACGCCAGTGAACCTGGGGATAATGTCATCGACCAGCAAAAAGAAAATACCAAGAGCAAGGTAGAGGAAGGCAACAAACAGGCGGTTCCGGGCACCACGATACGGGCAGATCTGATTCATGCAGACTCTGCGCTTGAGGAATATCTCGCGTTGACCCTGATGAACGGCGACACCGAAATCTCGCTGCAAGCCTTCCCGGAGGCGCAGAATGCCCGTACCCTGGTGGATGTAATTGAGAAGGTAGTCTACCAGAACCCGCTCATTCTCGGCTTCCGCGGCTATGGCTACGATTATGAGAAGCTGACGCTGAATGTGAAGTACGATGATTCTGCCGAGATCATCCGCTCCAAGCAGAAGGAGATCCTTGCCGAGGCAGATAAAGTAATCGCTGGTGTGATCAAGGAAGGCATGAGCGCGGATGAGAAGCAGATGGCGATCTACGATTATCTGAATGATAACACCGCCTATGACGATGCTGCACTGGAGAATGCCATGGAGCAGGAGTTCAAGACAGTAGATGCGAAGTATAACGATTCTTTCAATACCTATGGCATTTTGGTTAAAAAAGTCGGCGTATGCATGAGCTATGCCCATACCTTCCAGCTGCTCTCTGATCTCGTCCAGGTCCCTTCGATGGTCGTCACAGGAACCATGAGCGGCGTGAATCACGCCTGGAACAAGGTGAAGCTCGGCGACGAATGGGTCAACGTTGACCCGACCAACAACGCTACCAATACCGGGCTTCCTTATTTGCTCTATAACTCCAATGATGCTACAGCCACCGATGTAGAGTATGTGATGGATAAGGCCTACTGGCTGGACCACGAGCTGCCTCTGTTCAAGGCCACCAGCAATGCTTACGATTATTACGTGACCCAAGGGCTGGAGGTAAATTCCCTGGAAGCCTACAAGACCAAGCTGGCAGAACAGCTGAAGAAAGGCGAGACTCTGGTAGTCCTGCGCGTTCTGGGCAATACTGACAGCTCCGAGCTGATGCAGAAAACTGCCGAGGTCATCAAGCAACACGATGCCGCCAAGCTGGATCGTGCAGGCATGGTGGAGCTGGGAAGCTACGTGGCGGTTCAATTGGATGCCGCAGCCCAGCAATAA
- a CDS encoding VanZ family protein — MVKQRKILLTVTVLYTLLVLYFMFFAFGRGEASDHTVYTFIFMPENFILMPTPSDLFPPTLMDLVGFGNTLAFVPFGILIPWLYRVSFVRFITLFFIAILVLETLQALTFLGSFDINDALQNSVGAALGFGAYKLGFRYRSLGRNLAATAIAGLVLFIALWGLGAAVNKIITKVEGPFTAVTEWTDTSGNSSADKPDSIQINGQKIPLRNNLYGAEGGDSRTFTYKSEGQTTFCFTFGNPEPTDYSGEISITRDGQEFLNYTGDFQRTNPEQYPVVYEMPVEPGQELKITIKGELKVWDVGYKKMQYFWQ; from the coding sequence ATGGTCAAACAACGCAAGATTCTACTAACAGTAACCGTATTGTACACGCTGCTTGTGCTTTATTTTATGTTCTTTGCTTTCGGCAGAGGAGAGGCTTCGGATCATACCGTTTACACCTTTATTTTCATGCCTGAAAACTTCATTTTGATGCCGACTCCGTCTGATCTTTTTCCTCCCACCCTGATGGATTTGGTGGGTTTCGGGAACACACTTGCGTTTGTTCCTTTCGGTATATTGATTCCATGGCTGTACCGGGTCAGCTTCGTCCGGTTCATCACCTTGTTCTTCATCGCGATTCTTGTGCTTGAAACGCTCCAGGCCCTTACCTTCCTGGGCAGCTTCGATATCAATGATGCTCTTCAGAATTCGGTTGGTGCAGCCCTCGGTTTCGGGGCGTACAAGCTTGGCTTCCGTTACCGGAGCCTCGGGCGCAATCTGGCGGCAACGGCTATAGCGGGGTTGGTCCTTTTTATAGCTTTATGGGGACTAGGCGCAGCGGTAAACAAAATAATAACTAAAGTAGAGGGGCCGTTCACAGCGGTCACGGAATGGACGGACACCTCGGGCAATTCATCCGCAGACAAACCGGACAGCATTCAAATCAACGGACAGAAGATACCGCTCCGCAATAACCTATATGGCGCTGAAGGCGGAGATTCCAGAACGTTCACGTACAAGTCTGAGGGACAGACGACTTTCTGCTTCACTTTCGGAAACCCCGAACCAACGGATTATTCCGGTGAGATCAGTATTACCCGGGATGGCCAGGAATTCTTGAATTATACTGGAGATTTTCAGCGTACTAATCCTGAACAGTACCCTGTGGTATACGAGATGCCGGTTGAGCCAGGGCAAGAGCTGAAGATCACGATTAAGGGCGAATTGAAAGTATGGGATGTGGGGTATAAGAAGATGCAGTATTTCTGGCAATGA
- a CDS encoding TetR/AcrR family transcriptional regulator, whose product MEDKKAEIFRCGKELFSTRGFKDTNVSDITKMCGYAVGTFYNYYASKEKLFIEIYLRENEALKRSILESSVNLDDEPTKVLKEIMALNYSGIHMNPILKEWYNKALFSKLEKEFYEHGGIEGIHEMMNSGTLELIRHWKTKGKIRTDLEDGMILALFNSVPYIDIHKEEIGVSYFPQILDYLVEFIMKGLTDTQH is encoded by the coding sequence ATGGAAGATAAGAAGGCAGAGATTTTCAGATGCGGCAAAGAGCTGTTCAGCACCCGGGGCTTCAAGGACACCAATGTGTCCGACATTACGAAGATGTGCGGGTACGCAGTAGGCACGTTCTATAATTATTACGCCTCCAAAGAGAAGCTGTTCATAGAGATCTACCTGCGGGAGAATGAGGCGCTGAAGCGGAGCATTCTGGAGTCGTCGGTCAATCTGGATGATGAGCCGACTAAGGTGCTCAAAGAAATCATGGCGCTTAATTACAGCGGCATCCATATGAATCCAATTCTGAAGGAATGGTACAACAAAGCGCTCTTCAGCAAGCTGGAGAAGGAATTCTATGAACACGGCGGGATAGAGGGCATTCATGAGATGATGAACAGCGGCACGCTGGAATTAATCCGTCACTGGAAGACCAAGGGGAAAATCAGAACAGATCTGGAGGACGGGATGATTCTCGCCTTGTTCAACTCCGTGCCGTATATCGACATTCACAAGGAAGAGATCGGGGTTAGCTATTTCCCGCAGATCTTGGACTATTTGGTCGAATTTATAATGAAAGGCTTGACGGATACACAGCATTGA
- a CDS encoding AraC family transcriptional regulator encodes MYIERPVDSLNYSREIGRSIDYIEEHLMDPLTAEQIAAYAGYSLYHFCRMFSQSQDMPVMEYVRTRRLSRAAVELFNGRRITEIALEYGFETPGGFAKAFRKTYGYSPSQYAARMSGYLRDRLEYDIKEYIAEPVLVTKPAFNVAGYGIGTNVEAGNATQDVASFWYNYEGDNLEDQMYAKLNPPKHGEVGLCIPSDAGGNAVYLLGVIVEDFSKVTPDMLTAVVPAAQYAVFTTPPVDATDEARPETFAEVVKSTWRYIFEDWFPGSGYMHDEDKLNFEFYDERCHARVDSVMEIYVPVRERGFHETVK; translated from the coding sequence ATGTATATTGAAAGGCCGGTGGATTCACTGAATTACAGCAGAGAGATCGGGCGGAGTATTGATTATATTGAGGAGCATCTCATGGACCCGCTGACAGCGGAACAGATTGCGGCGTATGCGGGGTATTCGCTGTATCATTTTTGCCGGATGTTCAGCCAGTCGCAGGACATGCCGGTCATGGAATATGTGCGCACCCGGAGATTGTCGCGTGCTGCCGTTGAATTGTTCAACGGGCGGAGAATTACGGAGATTGCGCTGGAATATGGCTTCGAGACCCCCGGGGGCTTCGCCAAAGCCTTCCGCAAGACCTACGGCTACAGTCCCTCTCAGTATGCGGCGCGGATGAGCGGATATCTCCGGGACCGGCTGGAGTATGACATCAAGGAATACATCGCGGAGCCTGTATTGGTGACGAAGCCTGCTTTTAACGTAGCGGGGTATGGAATCGGGACGAATGTGGAGGCGGGGAATGCTACGCAGGATGTCGCTTCTTTCTGGTATAACTATGAGGGCGATAATCTGGAGGATCAAATGTACGCGAAGCTGAATCCGCCGAAGCACGGGGAGGTCGGCTTATGTATACCGTCAGACGCTGGCGGCAACGCCGTCTATCTGTTGGGGGTTATAGTGGAAGACTTCAGTAAGGTTACTCCTGATATGCTTACGGCAGTTGTGCCTGCTGCGCAGTATGCGGTATTTACGACACCCCCGGTGGACGCTACCGATGAGGCGAGACCGGAGACTTTTGCTGAGGTGGTCAAGAGTACCTGGAGATATATCTTCGAGGACTGGTTCCCGGGCAGCGGCTATATGCACGACGAAGATAAGCTGAACTTTGAGTTCTACGACGAACGCTGTCACGCCCGCGTGGATTCCGTGATGGAGATTTATGTTCCGGTGCGTGAGCGCGGGTTTCATGAAACCGTTAAATAG
- a CDS encoding MBL fold metallo-hydrolase, translating into MKISNGVEMLELQVEVFSSRQELNPTLIWDDEAAILIDAGTPGQFEQIRAAMNECGVSMDKLKAIILTHQDIDHIGSLPEILQESDGDIKVYAHELDKPYIEGQLPLMKVNLDSMAWQLESLPEDERLKVVAYLLENSPKAKVDRTLADRQELPYCGGIQVIFTPGHTPGHISLYLKQSKTLVVGDAMFSVEGILRGPHPHSTPDMNTAFRSLEKYLDFDITSIICYHGGLCKGNVNDQLEELVRDYWNL; encoded by the coding sequence ATGAAAATTTCGAATGGAGTAGAAATGCTGGAATTGCAGGTTGAAGTATTCAGCAGTCGTCAAGAATTGAATCCTACCCTGATTTGGGACGATGAAGCTGCTATTTTAATTGATGCCGGCACACCCGGGCAATTCGAGCAAATACGTGCAGCCATGAACGAGTGTGGAGTCTCTATGGATAAGTTGAAAGCAATCATTTTAACTCATCAAGATATTGACCACATCGGCAGTCTTCCTGAAATCCTGCAGGAATCTGATGGAGATATTAAAGTATACGCTCATGAGCTGGATAAACCATATATTGAAGGCCAATTGCCCCTTATGAAAGTGAATCTCGATAGTATGGCTTGGCAATTAGAATCCCTTCCGGAAGACGAACGTTTGAAAGTAGTAGCCTACTTGTTAGAGAACTCTCCTAAGGCCAAAGTTGACAGAACCTTAGCTGACAGACAAGAGCTTCCGTATTGCGGGGGAATTCAAGTGATCTTTACACCTGGGCATACGCCTGGACATATTAGTCTTTATTTGAAACAAAGCAAAACCCTTGTTGTTGGTGATGCAATGTTCAGTGTGGAAGGCATCTTGAGGGGACCCCACCCGCATTCCACACCGGATATGAACACAGCTTTCCGTTCCCTAGAAAAATATTTAGACTTCGACATTACATCGATTATTTGTTATCACGGAGGATTATGTAAGGGTAACGTTAATGACCAGCTCGAAGAGCTTGTCAGAGATTATTGGAACTTATGA
- a CDS encoding flavodoxin domain-containing protein, with protein sequence MKTIIIYRSGRSMNTQKIAAAMAEVLGADLAKVEDVKPEMLSVYDLIGLGSGIYASKIHRRMFKFIKRMPLRDKNVFIFCTSGSGEFKNQVLVETKLAAKGSNVIGEFHCPGEFSPMGFNLDKKGHPNEVDVEKARLFAAAIFDKIV encoded by the coding sequence ATGAAGACTATCATTATTTACCGATCTGGCCGCAGCATGAACACACAGAAGATTGCAGCCGCTATGGCTGAAGTGTTGGGGGCAGATTTGGCCAAAGTGGAGGACGTTAAGCCTGAGATGTTGTCCGTATATGACCTGATTGGCCTCGGTTCAGGCATTTACGCCTCCAAAATTCACCGCAGGATGTTCAAATTCATCAAGAGAATGCCGCTCCGGGACAAAAATGTCTTTATTTTCTGCACATCCGGCTCTGGAGAATTCAAGAATCAGGTGCTGGTTGAGACCAAGCTGGCAGCGAAGGGCAGCAACGTGATCGGTGAGTTCCATTGTCCCGGGGAGTTCAGCCCGATGGGCTTCAATCTGGATAAAAAAGGGCATCCTAATGAGGTGGATGTCGAGAAAGCCCGCCTGTTCGCAGCCGCTATATTTGACAAGATTGTCTGA